In the Paenibacillus sp. FSL H7-0357 genome, one interval contains:
- a CDS encoding ABC transporter permease — protein sequence MFAYTLKRLTQMIPALLGIIVITFILSRVLPGDPAIMLAGEQAPEEVVNKIRQDMGLDKPLYVQFFSYFGQLFQGNIGYAYHTGHSVASDLSSRFPATLELTLTSILIAILVAIPVGIVAATRKESILDHISRVFSLIGACVPIFWLGLMFIYIFYSILGWAPAPMGRISGDLNPPVHITGLYVLDSLLSGDTAALKSSLAHLLLPAICLSTGTMAIVARMTRSSMLEVVDQDFVRTARAKGLRESAVIYKHALVNALIPTLTVLGLQFGYLMGGAVITETIFSWPGIGGYVTDSILAADYAPIQAFTLVSAILYCGINLAVDLIYGLIDPRIRYE from the coding sequence TTGTTTGCTTACACATTAAAAAGACTAACGCAGATGATTCCGGCCTTGCTTGGTATCATCGTCATCACATTCATTCTATCCAGGGTACTGCCGGGTGATCCCGCAATTATGCTGGCCGGTGAACAGGCCCCGGAGGAAGTCGTGAACAAGATCCGCCAGGACATGGGGCTGGACAAGCCGCTTTACGTTCAGTTCTTCAGCTATTTCGGGCAGCTGTTTCAAGGGAATATCGGCTATGCCTATCATACGGGGCATTCGGTAGCCAGTGATTTGTCCTCACGGTTTCCGGCCACCCTTGAGCTAACCTTGACCAGCATACTGATCGCGATTCTGGTGGCGATTCCCGTCGGAATTGTTGCTGCGACCCGCAAGGAATCCATCCTCGACCATATTTCGCGTGTATTCTCGCTGATAGGCGCCTGCGTGCCGATCTTCTGGCTTGGTCTGATGTTCATTTATATTTTTTATTCGATCCTTGGCTGGGCTCCGGCACCGATGGGGCGAATCAGCGGTGATCTGAATCCGCCGGTCCACATTACGGGTTTGTACGTGCTGGACAGCCTTCTGTCGGGTGATACCGCCGCTTTGAAAAGCAGTCTGGCCCACCTGCTGCTTCCGGCAATCTGCCTGAGCACAGGCACCATGGCTATTGTGGCCCGCATGACCCGTTCGAGCATGCTGGAGGTAGTCGATCAGGACTTCGTGCGCACCGCCCGGGCCAAAGGGCTGCGGGAGTCCGCCGTAATTTATAAGCATGCACTTGTGAATGCCCTCATTCCTACACTTACCGTGCTCGGCCTGCAGTTTGGCTATCTGATGGGCGGTGCGGTCATCACCGAGACGATCTTCTCCTGGCCGGGCATCGGCGGGTATGTCACAGATTCCATTCTGGCCGCGGATTATGCGCCGATTCAGGCGTTTACCCTAGTAAGTGCGATTCTCTATTGCGGCATTAACCTGGCGGTAGATCTGATATACGGTCTGATTGATCCGCGTATCCGCTATGAATAA
- a CDS encoding PucR family transcriptional regulator, whose amino-acid sequence MNTRGITLRELLQLPILGTATVVSGGQGLDRIVRFVDIMEVPDLKGWISEGVMLLTTAYSIRHDPSLLTELVYTLDKLGAAALAIKPARFLKEIPQAAIEASNACGLPIVEIPPEIPYTNITQPVMELLLGRQAMLLRRAEEVYRTLTTMVLENSGIQAVSDNVADFLKAPVALVDTQRSIIVSSPSNFDWSQKTSPLNWNINVDKRTVARLLVDKEKLDDMEEVGIEQARLVFALELMRKKVAEDTEFRLRGNFIDELLTPPLPSRHEVERRARQLGMNPEHKWEVAVIEGDTAPSEETVNRLLDREARKRGVTPHVEYRSSRAVLFLPTPEGRKFTGATGGEEPWAATLESWLHDKSEGLSAYRTGIGTPENLWNIHTSYNEARKALSVSKRLGQGAGAVTQYEEMEVYHLLEGLSGQGFEVLFERKLGKLLRYDQEHDSNMLLTFYHYLEHRGSLIDTASSLYIHRNSVKYRLERIRDITGFDLNDPREQFVCHLCLIYYYLQEK is encoded by the coding sequence TTGAACACACGAGGAATTACGTTGAGAGAGCTGCTGCAGCTGCCGATACTCGGCACAGCCACCGTAGTCAGCGGTGGACAGGGACTGGACCGGATTGTCCGCTTTGTAGATATTATGGAGGTTCCCGACCTGAAGGGTTGGATCAGTGAAGGCGTCATGCTGCTCACTACGGCCTATTCGATCCGTCATGACCCTTCACTGCTGACTGAGCTGGTATACACACTGGACAAGCTCGGGGCAGCTGCGCTGGCGATAAAACCAGCCCGGTTCCTGAAGGAAATTCCTCAAGCGGCGATCGAAGCGAGCAATGCCTGCGGGCTGCCGATCGTCGAGATTCCGCCTGAAATCCCTTATACGAACATTACCCAGCCGGTGATGGAGCTGCTGCTGGGCCGTCAGGCTATGCTGCTGCGCCGGGCAGAAGAGGTCTACCGCACACTCACAACGATGGTGCTGGAGAACAGCGGAATTCAGGCGGTAAGCGATAATGTGGCCGACTTTCTAAAAGCGCCTGTCGCACTGGTGGATACGCAGCGCAGTATTATAGTTTCCTCACCCTCCAATTTTGACTGGTCACAGAAGACTTCACCGCTGAACTGGAACATTAATGTGGACAAGCGGACGGTGGCCAGGCTTCTGGTAGACAAGGAGAAGCTGGATGATATGGAGGAAGTGGGGATCGAGCAGGCCAGGCTGGTATTTGCCCTTGAGCTGATGCGGAAAAAGGTAGCCGAGGATACCGAGTTTCGTCTGCGCGGCAATTTCATCGACGAGCTGCTGACGCCTCCGCTGCCTTCACGGCATGAAGTGGAGCGGCGGGCACGTCAGCTTGGCATGAATCCTGAACATAAATGGGAGGTAGCCGTCATTGAAGGTGATACCGCTCCTAGTGAGGAGACCGTGAACCGGCTGCTGGACCGGGAAGCGCGCAAGCGCGGAGTGACTCCCCATGTGGAATACCGCTCAAGCCGAGCCGTATTGTTCTTGCCGACACCGGAAGGCCGTAAATTTACGGGAGCTACAGGCGGGGAGGAACCATGGGCGGCAACGCTGGAAAGCTGGCTGCATGACAAAAGCGAAGGTCTTAGCGCCTACCGGACCGGTATCGGGACCCCGGAGAATTTGTGGAATATCCACACCAGCTATAATGAAGCGCGCAAAGCGCTGTCGGTCTCCAAACGTCTGGGCCAGGGGGCTGGTGCAGTCACCCAATACGAGGAGATGGAGGTCTACCATCTGCTGGAGGGGTTAAGCGGGCAGGGCTTCGAGGTGCTGTTCGAGCGCAAGCTGGGTAAGCTGCTGCGATATGACCAGGAGCATGACAGCAACATGCTGTTGACGTTTTATCATTATCTGGAGCACCGGGGGAGTCTGATTGACACGGCCAGCAGTCTCTACATACACCGCAATTCAGTGAAATACCGGCTGGAGCGGATCCGTGATATTACAGGGTTCGATCTCAATGATCCGCGTGAGCAATTTGTCTGCCATTTGTGCCTGATTTACTACTACCTGCAGGAAAAATAG
- a CDS encoding aspartate/glutamate racemase family protein, with protein sequence MLGIIRVITLQEESSIHLHGELIERRYGLPVTSRCIQDQPQGVYDDLTEAESVPKIIELARELEASGCTAIGISCAADPALLEARAAVRIPVLGAGSCAAHMALAFSSRVGVLTILTEVPPFIRSILGDAYLGMDRPDGVTTTLDLNTPAGRAGALAGAARLVERGAEAIVLACTGFATIGLAAELEEKLGIRALDPILSLGAAAASAASLPGLVRR encoded by the coding sequence ATGCTGGGAATCATACGTGTAATAACACTTCAAGAAGAGAGCTCCATCCATCTGCACGGCGAGCTGATAGAGCGCCGCTATGGTCTGCCGGTCACGAGCCGCTGCATTCAGGATCAGCCTCAAGGCGTCTACGATGACCTAACGGAAGCGGAATCCGTACCGAAAATCATTGAACTCGCACGGGAGCTTGAAGCAAGCGGATGTACGGCGATCGGCATCAGCTGCGCGGCGGATCCGGCGCTGCTGGAAGCGAGGGCTGCGGTACGGATTCCTGTACTCGGTGCCGGGTCCTGCGCAGCCCATATGGCGCTGGCCTTCAGCAGCCGAGTCGGGGTTCTGACGATCCTGACCGAGGTGCCTCCCTTCATTCGAAGCATCCTCGGGGACGCCTATCTCGGGATGGATCGCCCCGACGGTGTAACAACGACGCTTGATCTGAACACGCCTGCCGGGCGTGCCGGAGCTCTGGCCGGAGCGGCAAGGCTCGTTGAGCGCGGAGCAGAGGCCATTGTGCTGGCCTGTACCGGATTTGCAACGATCGGTTTGGCTGCTGAACTGGAAGAGAAGCTAGGAATCCGTGCGCTCGACCCGATTCTCTCACTGGGTGCCGCAGCGGCTTCGGCTGCCTCTCTGCCCGGGCTTGTCCGCCGCTAA
- a CDS encoding aminopeptidase gives MSEERIIISMNVLKDCLGLSSGELLAVVADDDKRELAESVYEAGKRLGAESVLLIMQERSKSGEEPPAPIAEAMAKADVAVCITKHSMTHTAARKQAAAAGTRVATMPGMTDDMFSHGAITADYGQVKSLTEQVALLLSAGREVRVEKDGLSLSFSIEGRDGVLSTGLYLNPGESGNLPSGEAYIAPLEGTAAGRIKVDGSIAGIGALASPMVLTVEQGRLTAAEGEGGDKLLGMLGAGDGRLLGEFGIGTNNKARITGVVLEDEKVYGTIHVAFGSNNTFGGVVAAGVHIDAVVMKPDVYIDNKIIMRAGELL, from the coding sequence ATGAGTGAAGAGCGGATAATAATCAGTATGAATGTCCTGAAGGACTGCCTGGGACTCAGCAGCGGTGAACTACTGGCCGTAGTGGCGGACGATGACAAGCGGGAGCTTGCCGAATCCGTCTACGAGGCCGGCAAAAGACTCGGAGCCGAATCGGTGCTGCTGATCATGCAGGAACGGAGCAAGTCCGGTGAAGAACCGCCTGCTCCGATTGCGGAGGCGATGGCCAAGGCGGATGTGGCGGTGTGTATTACAAAACACTCCATGACACATACAGCGGCCCGCAAGCAGGCTGCTGCAGCGGGAACCCGGGTAGCGACCATGCCGGGTATGACGGATGACATGTTCAGCCATGGAGCCATTACGGCAGACTATGGGCAAGTGAAGTCGTTGACGGAACAAGTTGCCCTGCTTCTGTCTGCAGGCCGTGAGGTACGTGTGGAGAAGGACGGGCTAAGCCTCTCCTTTTCCATAGAAGGGCGGGACGGAGTTCTGAGTACCGGGCTATACCTGAATCCTGGAGAATCCGGGAATTTGCCTTCGGGCGAAGCGTATATAGCACCGCTTGAAGGCACCGCCGCAGGACGGATTAAAGTAGACGGGTCCATAGCCGGTATTGGTGCCTTGGCCAGTCCAATGGTGCTGACGGTGGAGCAGGGCCGGCTTACAGCAGCTGAAGGAGAAGGCGGAGACAAGCTGCTGGGGATGCTGGGGGCAGGCGATGGCCGGCTCCTGGGTGAATTCGGCATTGGCACGAATAACAAGGCGAGAATAACCGGTGTGGTGCTTGAGGATGAGAAGGTCTACGGGACCATTCATGTAGCCTTTGGCAGCAATAACACCTTTGGCGGTGTTGTAGCGGCAGGTGTACATATAGATGCCGTAGTGATGAAGCCGGATGTGTATATTGATAACAAAATCATTATGCGTGCCGGGGAATTGCTCTAG
- a CDS encoding AroM family protein, giving the protein MKKIGLITIGQSPRSDVAPIIEKYLEGRAELLQSGVLDGYTPAQVREYYSPQEGEYVLTTRMADGTAAIISRERIKTVLQGKIDAMEAAGIRLILLLCTGVFPELHTNRAHLLEPDRIIPPVVQAMIGKRRLGLIGPLPEQEENMVEKFAGPGTSLPFAAVSPYTGTEAEFRAAASRLKDQADVIVLDCMGYVEQHRIWAASAGVPAVLSNALIGKLMAEMV; this is encoded by the coding sequence TTGAAAAAAATTGGATTGATCACGATTGGACAGTCCCCCAGATCCGATGTGGCGCCGATTATAGAGAAATATTTGGAGGGCCGTGCGGAATTGCTGCAGTCGGGGGTACTGGATGGATACACCCCGGCACAGGTCCGCGAATACTACAGTCCGCAAGAAGGAGAATACGTTCTGACGACCCGGATGGCGGATGGTACTGCGGCGATCATCTCCCGCGAAAGGATAAAGACGGTGCTGCAGGGAAAAATTGATGCCATGGAGGCTGCTGGAATCCGACTGATTCTGCTGCTCTGCACCGGTGTGTTTCCTGAGCTGCACACGAACCGTGCCCATTTGCTTGAGCCGGACCGGATTATACCACCGGTAGTGCAGGCCATGATTGGCAAACGCCGGTTGGGGCTGATTGGCCCGTTGCCTGAGCAGGAAGAGAATATGGTCGAGAAATTTGCCGGGCCGGGGACCTCCCTTCCTTTTGCCGCTGTCTCCCCATATACCGGCACTGAAGCGGAATTCCGCGCCGCAGCGAGCCGGCTGAAAGACCAGGCGGATGTGATTGTGCTTGACTGCATGGGTTATGTGGAGCAGCATAGAATATGGGCGGCCTCAGCAGGAGTGCCAGCCGTACTGTCAAATGCCCTCATAGGGAAGCTGATGGCGGAAATGGTGTAA
- a CDS encoding DUF1177 domain-containing protein: MALHQTITVLNTLDSAYANGEQVRQLFAAYPAVKVDVHKVEGEKGSTEFVKISIPGSNGKLAGGTAPTFGIVGRLGGIGARPSRIGIVSDADGAVAAIASALKLAHMQTQGDVLKGDVLVTTHICPDAPTLPHEPVDFMDSPVDILQMNEHEVLPEMEAVLSIDTTKGNRVVNHKGIAISPTVKEGYILRVSEDLLRILEMTTGQFPVTFPVTTQDITPYGNGLYHINSILQPAVATNAPVVGLAITAQSMVPGCGTGASHEVDIASAVRFAIETAKEVTGGSCSFYNEAEFDRITELYGTMRVLQTLGKPVVTSR; encoded by the coding sequence ATGGCACTTCATCAAACGATAACGGTATTGAACACACTGGACAGCGCTTATGCTAACGGTGAACAGGTCAGGCAGCTGTTTGCAGCTTATCCGGCAGTTAAGGTAGACGTCCATAAGGTTGAGGGTGAAAAGGGCAGCACGGAATTCGTCAAAATCTCAATCCCGGGCAGCAACGGAAAGCTGGCGGGCGGCACGGCGCCGACCTTCGGGATTGTGGGCAGACTAGGCGGAATCGGCGCCCGTCCCAGCCGGATCGGGATTGTCTCCGATGCGGACGGCGCAGTCGCTGCTATTGCTTCAGCACTGAAATTGGCCCATATGCAGACCCAAGGCGATGTGCTCAAAGGGGATGTGCTGGTAACGACCCATATTTGCCCGGATGCTCCGACGCTGCCGCATGAACCGGTGGATTTCATGGATTCTCCGGTCGATATTCTGCAGATGAATGAACATGAGGTGCTGCCGGAAATGGAAGCGGTTCTGTCCATTGATACCACTAAAGGGAACCGGGTGGTCAACCACAAAGGCATTGCAATTTCGCCAACGGTCAAGGAAGGCTATATCCTGCGGGTGAGTGAGGACCTGCTGCGCATTCTGGAAATGACGACAGGCCAGTTTCCGGTTACTTTTCCGGTGACGACCCAGGATATTACACCTTACGGGAATGGCCTCTATCATATTAACTCGATTCTTCAGCCTGCCGTTGCAACGAATGCTCCGGTTGTGGGCCTGGCGATAACTGCACAGTCCATGGTGCCCGGCTGCGGTACCGGGGCAAGCCACGAGGTTGATATTGCTTCTGCAGTACGTTTTGCGATTGAAACCGCCAAAGAAGTGACCGGGGGATCATGCTCATTCTATAACGAAGCGGAATTTGACCGCATTACAGAATTGTACGGCACGATGCGTGTATTGCAGACACTGGGCAAACCGGTGGTAACCTCCCGCTAA
- a CDS encoding serine hydrolase domain-containing protein has translation MKLEYLQHKLGAEAETERFSGAVLVKKQSQILAASYGSANISEERLNHPDTRFGIASGCKLFTAIAVCQLVEQGKLAFSSKVLDVLNGKEFARFSHDMTVHHLLTHSSGIADYFDEEIMDDYAALWLNQPMYLLRKLQDFVPMFSQHPMKFTPGERFHYNNAGYIMLGLLVEKISGMPFTDYVEQHIFAPCGMKHSGYFALDALPANTAMGYIEEADGNWVTNIYSIPVKGGADGGAFVTAPDMQRLWQGLLDHTLLNPELTALLLTPHIHDDNDEYYGYGVWITKRNGEALKYHLMGYDPGVSFHSAFYPASGVTVVVLCNKSRGAYPILKVVEDWLLQ, from the coding sequence ATGAAGCTTGAATATCTGCAGCATAAGCTCGGCGCTGAAGCTGAGACCGAAAGATTCTCTGGAGCAGTTTTGGTCAAAAAACAGAGCCAGATCCTGGCCGCTTCTTACGGCAGTGCCAACATTTCAGAGGAGCGGCTAAATCATCCGGACACACGCTTTGGCATCGCCTCCGGCTGCAAGCTGTTTACGGCGATTGCTGTCTGCCAGTTGGTGGAACAGGGGAAGCTTGCTTTCAGCAGCAAGGTGCTGGATGTGCTGAATGGAAAAGAATTTGCCCGATTCAGCCATGACATGACCGTTCATCACCTGCTGACGCATAGCTCGGGTATTGCGGATTACTTTGATGAAGAAATCATGGATGATTACGCGGCGTTGTGGCTGAACCAGCCCATGTACCTCCTGCGCAAGCTCCAGGATTTCGTACCGATGTTCTCGCAGCATCCGATGAAATTCACTCCGGGAGAAAGATTTCACTACAACAATGCCGGATACATCATGCTTGGCCTGCTGGTTGAGAAGATTAGCGGGATGCCCTTTACGGATTACGTGGAGCAGCATATTTTTGCGCCTTGCGGAATGAAGCATTCCGGGTATTTTGCACTGGATGCGCTTCCAGCCAATACCGCCATGGGATATATCGAAGAAGCGGATGGAAACTGGGTCACCAACATCTATTCCATTCCCGTAAAAGGAGGCGCTGACGGCGGCGCTTTCGTCACCGCGCCGGATATGCAGCGGCTATGGCAGGGACTGCTTGATCATACGCTGTTAAATCCGGAGCTGACGGCCCTGCTGCTCACTCCGCATATTCATGATGATAATGATGAGTACTACGGTTACGGAGTATGGATCACGAAGCGAAACGGCGAGGCACTGAAATACCATCTGATGGGGTACGATCCCGGGGTGTCCTTCCACTCCGCCTTCTATCCTGCAAGCGGAGTAACCGTTGTTGTCCTGTGTAACAAAAGCCGGGGAGCCTACCCTATCCTGAAGGTGGTAGAGGACTGGCTGCTGCAGTAA
- a CDS encoding pyrimidine-nucleoside phosphorylase, with protein sequence MRAVDLIQKKRDGGELSREEIAFLIQGYSKGEIPDYQISAWAMAVYFRGMNARETGDLTLEMAMSGDQVDLSPIAGIKVDKHSTGGVGDKTTVVLAPLVASAGVPVAKMSGRGLGHTGGTLDKLESISGFSIEMGREQFFAQVGEIGAAVIGQSGNITPADKKLYALRDVTATVESIPLIASSVMSKKIAAGADAIVLDVKTGSGAFMKTLDDSIALAQAMVDIGTHLGRNTVAVISDMDQPLGYGIGNALEIKEGIETLKGHGPKDLQEVCLILGSQMLVLGGKAKDEAEARSILMSHIEDGSALDKFKQIVSAQGGKVSQVEAPDTLPAARRFIEVKAATGGYVESIQAEEIGVAAMLLGAGRETKESVIDLAVGIQLSLKVGDAVAAGDTLAVLHVNDASENKVQEAEAKVLEAYRISAQPVPPQPLVFALVTKDGVTRY encoded by the coding sequence ATGCGAGCGGTTGATCTTATTCAGAAAAAAAGAGACGGCGGGGAGCTTAGCCGTGAAGAAATAGCTTTTCTGATCCAAGGCTACAGCAAGGGTGAAATTCCCGACTACCAAATCTCGGCTTGGGCAATGGCGGTGTATTTCCGCGGGATGAACGCACGGGAAACCGGCGATCTGACGCTGGAAATGGCCATGTCCGGTGATCAGGTCGATCTCAGTCCGATTGCCGGCATCAAGGTGGACAAGCATTCCACCGGCGGCGTGGGCGATAAGACGACTGTGGTACTGGCACCGCTTGTTGCCTCAGCCGGAGTTCCGGTGGCCAAAATGTCCGGCCGCGGGCTGGGACATACCGGAGGCACCCTCGACAAGCTGGAGTCGATCAGCGGCTTTTCTATCGAGATGGGCCGGGAACAATTTTTCGCCCAGGTAGGGGAGATCGGCGCTGCTGTAATCGGCCAGTCGGGCAACATTACACCTGCGGACAAGAAACTCTACGCACTGCGTGATGTGACAGCGACAGTGGAATCCATTCCGCTGATCGCCAGCTCCGTCATGAGCAAAAAAATCGCCGCAGGTGCCGATGCCATCGTGCTTGATGTGAAGACCGGCAGCGGCGCGTTCATGAAGACACTTGACGATTCCATTGCCTTGGCGCAAGCCATGGTGGATATCGGGACCCATCTGGGCCGCAATACGGTTGCGGTCATCAGCGACATGGACCAGCCGCTTGGCTACGGCATCGGCAATGCCCTGGAAATCAAGGAAGGCATCGAAACCTTGAAGGGCCACGGGCCGAAGGATCTGCAGGAGGTCTGCCTTATTCTGGGCAGCCAAATGCTGGTGCTTGGCGGCAAGGCGAAGGACGAAGCCGAAGCCCGCTCCATCCTGATGTCTCATATTGAGGATGGCAGTGCTCTGGACAAGTTCAAGCAAATCGTATCTGCGCAGGGCGGAAAGGTATCGCAGGTCGAAGCGCCGGACACATTGCCGGCAGCACGGAGATTTATCGAAGTGAAAGCAGCAACCGGTGGTTATGTGGAGAGCATCCAAGCCGAAGAGATTGGTGTAGCTGCCATGCTGCTTGGCGCAGGCCGCGAGACCAAGGAATCGGTCATTGATCTCGCCGTCGGCATCCAGCTGTCGCTGAAAGTCGGCGATGCCGTAGCCGCAGGCGATACGCTTGCTGTATTGCATGTGAACGATGCCAGCGAGAACAAAGTGCAGGAAGCGGAAGCCAAAGTGCTGGAAGCTTACCGCATTTCCGCTCAGCCTGTTCCGCCTCAGCCGCTGGTGTTTGCGCTTGTGACCAAAGATGGCGTAACGCGGTACTAG
- a CDS encoding purine-nucleoside phosphorylase — translation MTQTNISYGNQVKEAADYVKSKFGAYSPSIGLILGSGLGDLGDQIEDAVYLPYEEIPHFPRSTVEGHAGRFVIGKLEGKDVIIMQGRFHFYEGYEMRKVVLPVYVMAKLGVGTLVITNAGGGMNRAFKAGDLMLITDHLNMTGDNPLIGPNDPELGVRFPDMSRAYDPEYMALAKKLAADVKGVDGESLVLQEGVYAGISGPTYETPAELKMLAYLGGDAVGMSTVPEVIVASHSKLRVLGITCITDMAIGDELEPLTHEQVVKVANLTKPKFIGLVRAFVREVQV, via the coding sequence ATGACACAAACCAATATTTCTTACGGCAATCAGGTGAAAGAAGCAGCGGACTACGTAAAATCCAAATTCGGAGCGTATTCACCGTCCATCGGGCTGATTCTGGGCTCAGGGCTTGGCGATCTGGGCGACCAAATCGAAGATGCAGTGTATCTGCCCTATGAAGAAATTCCTCATTTTCCGCGTTCTACGGTAGAGGGCCATGCTGGCCGGTTCGTCATCGGGAAGCTGGAAGGCAAGGATGTTATTATCATGCAGGGCCGCTTCCACTTCTATGAAGGCTACGAGATGCGCAAAGTTGTGCTTCCGGTCTATGTGATGGCAAAGCTTGGCGTGGGTACGCTGGTGATCACTAACGCGGGCGGCGGAATGAACCGGGCATTCAAAGCAGGCGACCTGATGCTGATTACCGACCACCTCAATATGACTGGTGACAACCCGCTGATCGGACCTAATGATCCGGAGCTGGGTGTGCGTTTCCCGGATATGTCCCGTGCTTATGACCCTGAGTACATGGCTTTGGCCAAAAAGCTTGCGGCTGATGTTAAAGGTGTAGACGGTGAATCGCTTGTGCTGCAGGAAGGTGTATATGCCGGCATCAGCGGTCCAACTTATGAGACACCGGCGGAGCTGAAAATGCTGGCATACCTCGGCGGTGATGCTGTCGGGATGTCTACTGTACCTGAAGTGATCGTGGCCAGCCACAGCAAGCTGCGTGTGCTCGGCATTACCTGTATCACCGATATGGCGATCGGAGATGAGCTGGAGCCGTTGACCCATGAGCAGGTGGTAAAAGTCGCCAATCTGACTAAACCGAAGTTTATCGGCCTTGTGCGCGCCTTTGTACGTGAGGTACAGGTGTAA
- a CDS encoding purine-nucleoside phosphorylase: MEAVSQKHIQEAAVYIKDKCTVAPEIGLILGSGLGVLADLITGEVVIPYNEIPHFPVSTVEGHEGELLIGMIEGRRVVMMKGRFHMYEGYGPETTAFPVRVMKELGVTSLLVTNAAGGVNTDFTPGDLMLITDHLNLTGRNPLTGPNDNALGVRFPDMSTAYSPRLIAAAKEAAAEQDFEFKEGVYAGLLGPCYETPAEIVMLRRQGADAVGMSTVSETIVARHAGIEVLGISCITNMAAGILDQPLNHAEVMETAERVRERFLKLVLAFIPKM; encoded by the coding sequence ATGGAAGCAGTTAGCCAAAAGCACATTCAGGAAGCAGCGGTTTATATCAAGGATAAATGTACAGTCGCCCCGGAAATCGGGCTGATTCTCGGTTCAGGTCTGGGCGTTCTGGCAGACCTCATTACGGGTGAGGTTGTAATTCCCTACAACGAGATCCCCCATTTTCCTGTATCCACAGTAGAAGGACATGAAGGCGAACTGCTGATCGGGATGATCGAAGGACGACGAGTTGTAATGATGAAGGGCCGGTTCCACATGTATGAAGGCTACGGCCCGGAGACGACGGCTTTCCCGGTGCGCGTCATGAAAGAGCTTGGCGTAACCAGCCTGCTCGTTACCAATGCCGCAGGTGGCGTGAACACGGACTTTACACCCGGCGATCTGATGCTGATTACCGATCATCTGAACCTGACCGGGCGCAATCCGCTGACCGGCCCGAATGACAATGCTCTGGGCGTGCGGTTCCCGGATATGTCGACCGCCTACAGCCCCCGCCTGATTGCAGCGGCGAAGGAAGCTGCGGCAGAGCAGGATTTTGAATTCAAAGAAGGCGTTTATGCCGGATTGCTCGGCCCTTGCTATGAAACTCCGGCTGAAATTGTCATGCTGCGCCGTCAAGGTGCGGATGCTGTAGGCATGTCCACCGTCTCCGAGACGATTGTGGCCCGTCATGCCGGTATCGAGGTGCTTGGCATTTCCTGCATCACCAACATGGCTGCCGGCATTCTTGACCAGCCGCTGAACCATGCGGAGGTTATGGAGACGGCTGAACGTGTGCGTGAGCGCTTTTTGAAGCTGGTACTGGCCTTTATTCCGAAGATGTAG